From a region of the Tenggerimyces flavus genome:
- a CDS encoding DUF4279 domain-containing protein, translating into MAVAEGLVTFVAKSATRTAAWFGEWIGLVPTRSWEIGDLVGNGFTGRRHDGAGWELERELADGPEPLNAALLDLLSAFNGREDRLRELRENFELELWCYVSSDSTQGGFWLSPEATGCLGRLGLPFFCTVYLDDPA; encoded by the coding sequence CGAAGAGCGCGACGCGAACGGCGGCCTGGTTCGGCGAATGGATCGGACTGGTCCCCACCCGATCCTGGGAGATCGGCGACCTCGTCGGCAACGGCTTCACCGGACGGCGGCACGACGGAGCAGGCTGGGAACTCGAACGTGAGCTCGCCGATGGACCGGAGCCGCTGAACGCCGCCTTGCTCGACCTGCTCAGCGCGTTCAATGGTCGCGAAGACCGGCTGAGGGAGCTGCGCGAGAACTTCGAGCTGGAGCTCTGGTGCTATGTGTCGTCCGACTCCACGCAGGGAGGTTTCTGGCTCAGCCCCGAGGCGACCGGGTGCCTCGGCAGACTCGGGTTGCCGTTCTTCTGCACGGTCTACCTCGACGATCCGGCGTAG
- the tig gene encoding trigger factor → MKSAVETLSPTRVRLTVEVPFEELKPNLDAAYKEIAKQVTIPGFRKGRIPPPIIDQRVGRSFVLDQAINDALPALYSSAVQETQVEPVGQPEVKLDDEFVDGGEFKFTAEVDVRPEITLPEYQGIEASVDAFEIAESEVDEQVESLRERFGSLQTVERPAQDGDHVSLDLSASKDGEPVENAQLTGYSYKLAGNSELVEGLDDVLRGKQAGDTATFVSKLPAGDLADQEVDITVTVQSVKEQQLPDLDDEFAQLATEFDTLDEVRADLSERLERSKRIEQAREARDAVLLKLLEAVDVPLPEAALAQDIEQRHDNLRHQLGHAGLTEEQYLQAEGQTEEEFAADLEKRARDAMKAEFILDELGKKEELSVSEDDLTSQIVMRAQQVGVSPNEYADLAMKQGMVPSLVREVVRNKALNLVIDSATVTDNNGQPIELKWLRPDGTIVPEDERNADAEADGSSESDEN, encoded by the coding sequence GTGAAGAGCGCCGTCGAGACCCTGAGCCCGACGCGGGTCCGGCTGACCGTCGAGGTTCCGTTCGAGGAGCTGAAGCCGAACCTCGACGCCGCGTACAAGGAGATCGCGAAGCAGGTGACGATCCCCGGTTTCCGCAAGGGCAGGATCCCGCCGCCGATCATCGACCAGCGCGTCGGTCGCAGCTTCGTGCTCGACCAGGCGATCAACGACGCGCTCCCCGCGCTCTACTCGAGCGCGGTCCAGGAGACGCAGGTCGAGCCGGTCGGCCAGCCGGAGGTCAAGCTCGACGACGAGTTCGTCGACGGCGGCGAGTTCAAGTTCACCGCCGAGGTCGACGTACGTCCGGAGATCACGCTGCCCGAGTACCAGGGCATCGAGGCGAGCGTCGACGCGTTCGAGATCGCCGAGAGCGAGGTCGACGAGCAGGTCGAGTCGCTGCGTGAGCGGTTCGGCTCGCTGCAGACCGTCGAACGTCCCGCGCAGGACGGCGACCACGTCAGCCTCGATCTGTCCGCGAGCAAGGACGGCGAGCCCGTCGAGAACGCCCAGCTCACCGGCTACAGCTACAAGCTCGCCGGCAACTCCGAGCTGGTCGAGGGTCTCGACGACGTGCTCCGCGGCAAGCAGGCCGGCGACACGGCGACGTTCGTCAGCAAGCTCCCGGCCGGTGACCTCGCCGACCAGGAGGTCGACATCACCGTCACCGTGCAGTCGGTGAAGGAGCAGCAGCTGCCCGACCTGGACGACGAGTTCGCCCAGCTGGCCACGGAGTTCGACACGCTCGACGAGGTGCGCGCGGATCTCAGTGAGCGGCTCGAGCGGAGCAAGCGCATCGAGCAGGCCCGCGAGGCCCGCGACGCGGTGCTGCTCAAGCTGCTCGAGGCGGTCGACGTACCCCTCCCCGAGGCCGCGCTCGCTCAGGACATCGAGCAGCGGCACGACAACCTCCGCCACCAGCTCGGGCACGCCGGCCTGACCGAGGAGCAGTACCTCCAGGCCGAAGGCCAGACGGAGGAGGAGTTCGCCGCCGACCTCGAGAAGCGTGCGCGGGACGCGATGAAGGCGGAGTTCATCCTCGACGAGCTCGGCAAGAAGGAAGAGCTGTCGGTCAGCGAGGACGACCTCACCAGCCAGATCGTGATGCGGGCGCAGCAGGTGGGCGTGAGCCCGAACGAGTACGCCGACCTCGCGATGAAGCAGGGCATGGTCCCCAGCCTCGTCCGCGAGGTGGTGCGCAACAAGGCGCTCAACCTGGTGATCGACAGCGCGACCGTGACCGACAACAACGGCCAGCCGATCGAGCTCAAGTGGCTCCGCCCCGACGGCACGATCGTGCCGGAGGACGAGCGGAACGCCGACGCCGAGGCCGACGGGTCTTCGGAGTCCGACGAGAACTAG